In Saccharomyces eubayanus strain FM1318 chromosome XIII, whole genome shotgun sequence, one DNA window encodes the following:
- the INP1 gene encoding Inp1p — MALAKGETKKNILKSTTKQEKKPQSTFQTLKQSLKLSNSNKKIKQSTAQPSNETSKPVKVRNRDLSMKKSGVQRKRISTQRFSLFTYNNVQVMNSFVPIHNDAQYNSTIVRRNSQVSANNASKASKGSFNDTLSQDSQNTIKLKPTSLMAKGPIEIYQICTGFGNLKENVELIQKSSKDSSHDGHVVNYLSIGRHGDIVHPVLPKLQITRLNGTGYKYFISFYNPERYWEIEFLPIDNQTRSDLENRAKDFENIISKICHFSQISEEDTIGNNESLSDKFATSSTSIVKSPNIEIGDDDGDGEDELNYLLDEEDEPNKTKSVYPVPFDSYSNISTKLDYPNGSTDTMSSSINEAFKNAMRRTAPILNTPVASSMHLQQKNKRYSSYSFVNSSVPLSDRHRRFERRYISRLGDL; from the coding sequence ATGGCTTTGGCCAAGGGagaaacgaagaaaaatattctgAAATCGACGAcaaagcaagaaaagaagcctCAGTCGACATTTCAAACATTAAAGCAGTCACTTAAACTTAGTAATAGcaataagaaaataaaacaaagCACAGCTCAACCATCAAATGAGACAAGCAAGCCTGTCAAAGTACGAAATCGCGATCTATCCATGAAGAAGTCTGGGGtacaaaggaaaagaatatcAACACAAAgattttcattgtttaCATATAATAATGTTCAGGTAATGAATTCATTTGTTCCAATTCACAACGATGCTCAATATAACAGCACTATTGTTCGAAGAAACTCTCAAGTTTCTGCAAATAATGCATCTAAAGCTAGCAAAGGGTCCTTCAATGACACACTGAGTCAGGATAGTCAGAATACCATTAAATTGAAACCAACCTCATTAATGGCAAAGGGACCAATTGAAATATATCAGATATGTACAGGGTTTGgcaatttgaaagaaaatgttgaaCTTATTCAGAAGTCCAGTAAGGATAGTAGTCACGATGGCCATGTGGTGAATTATCTATCAATAGGAAGGCATGGCGATATTGTTCATCCAGTGTTACCCAAACTACAAATAACAAGATTGAACGGGACAGGttacaaatattttattagCTTTTACAATCCAGAACGATACTGGGAAATTGAATTTCTACCTATAGATAATCAGACTCGATCAGACTTGGAGAATAGGGctaaagattttgaaaacatcaTTAGTAAGATCTGTCATTTTTCACAAATCAGCGAAGAAGATACCATTGGAAACAATGAGTCCTTGAGCGATAAGTTTGCGACCTCGTCTACATCGATTGTTAAGTCACCTAATATTGAAATAGGTGACGACGATGGTGATGGTGAGGATGAGCTAAATTATTTACTGGATGAGGAAGACGAACCCAATAAGACAAAGAGCGTATATCCGGTGCCATTCGATAGTTATTCGAATATAAGCACAAAGCTCGACTATCCCAACGGTTCTACCGATACCATGTCAAGTTCTATTAACGAGGCTTTCAAAAATGCGATGAGAAGAACCGCGCCTATATTGAATACTCCAGTGGCTTCGAGTATGCATTTGCAgcagaaaaacaaaagatacAGTTCGTATTCTTTTGTTAATTCTTCCGTACCTCTGTCAGATAGGCATAGGAGGTTTGAAAGAAGGTATATATCTAGACTGGGCGATCTTTGA
- the TOM40 gene encoding TOM complex pore protein TOM40: protein MSAPTPLAEASQVPTIPALSPLTAKQSKGNFFSSNPISSFVVDTYKQLHSHRQSLDLINPGTVENLNKEVSRDVFLSQYFFTGLRADLNKAFSMNPAFQTSHTFSIGSQALPKYAFSALFANDNLFAQGNIDNDLSVSGRLNYGWDKKNISKVNLQISDGQPTMCQLEQDYQASDFSVNLKTLNPSFSEKGEFTGVAVASFLQSVTPQLALGLETLYSRTDGSAPGDAGVSYLTRYVSKKQDWILSGQLQANGALIASLWRKVAPNVEAGIETTLQAGMVPITDPLMGTPIGIQPTVEGSTTIGAKYEYRQSVYRGTLDSNGKVACFLERKVLPTLSVLFCGEIDHFKNDTKIGCGLQFETAGNQELLMLQQGLDADGNPLQALPQL from the coding sequence ATGTCCGCACCCACCCCATTAGCAGAGGCCTCCCAAGTGCCCACTATCCCGGCCCTTTCTCCCTTGACTGCAAAGCAATCCAAGGggaatttcttttcatcaaaccCAATATCTAGCTTTGTCGTGGATACGTATAAACAATTGCATTCTCACAGACAATCTTTGGACTTGATCAACCCAGGTACAGTGGAAAATCTGAATAAGGAAGTTTCCCGTGATGTGTTTTTATCCCAGTACTTTTTCACAGGATTAAGAGCTGATTTGAACAAGGCATTTTCCATGAATCCTGCCTTCCAAACTTCACACACTTTCTCCATCGGTTCCCAAGCCTTGCCCAAATACGCCTTTTCTGCATTGTTCGCTAATGACAACCTATTTGCTCAAGGTAACATTGACAACGACTTATCTGTCTCTGGTAGATTGAACTATGGTTGggataagaaaaacattTCTAAAGTCAACTTGCAAATATCAGATGGTCAACCAACAATGTGCCAATTGGAACAAGACTACCAAGCTTCCGACTTCTCTGTAAAtttaaaaactttgaaCCCTTCGTTCTCTGAAAAGGGCGAATTCACAGGTGTCGCTGTTGCCTCTTTCCTACAAAGTGTTACTCCCCAACTAGCTCTAGGTTTAGAAACCTTATACTCTAGAACTGATGGTAGTGCTCCAGGTGATGCAGGTGTCTCATACTTGACTCGTTATGTTTCCAAAAAGCAAGATTGGATCTTGTCTGGTCAACTACAAGCCAATGGTGCTCTGATCGCATCATTATGGAGAAAGGTCGCACCAAACGTCGAAGCAGGTATCGAAACCACATTACAAGCAGGCATGGTCCCAATTACTGACCCATTAATGGGAACTCCAATCGGCATCCAGCCAACTGTCGAAGGATCTACTACCATTGGTGCCAAGTATGAATATAGACAATCAGTATATCGTGGTACATTAGACTCTAATGGTAAAGTTGCAtgtttcttggaaagaaaagtcTTGCCAACTTTgtctgttttgttttgcgGTGAAATCGaccatttcaaaaacgatACCAAGATTGGCTGTGGCTTACAATTCGAAACCGCTGGTAACCAAGAATTACTGATGTTACAACAAGGTTTAGATGCCGATGGTAATCCATTGCAAGCTCTTCCTCAATTGTAA
- the PFK2 gene encoding 6-phosphofructokinase subunit beta yields MTVTAPFVNGTSYCTVTAYSVQSYKAAIDFYAKFLSLENRASPDESSTLLSNDSISLKILLRPDEKTKKNVDAHLKELSSITKTQDWRSHATQSLVFNTSNILAVKDSLNAMNAPLQGYPTELFPMQLYTLDPLGNVVGVTSTKNAVSTKPTPPPAPESSARSGLSSKAHSYTDLAYRMKTTDTYPSLPKASNKPQKAIAVMTSGGDAPGMNSNVRAIVRSAIFKGCRAFVVMEGYEGLVRGGPEYIKEFHWEDVRGWSAEGGTNIGTARCMEFKKREGRLLGAQHLIEAGVDALIVCGGDGSLTGADLFRSEWPSLIDELLKTNRISNEQYERMKHLNICGTVGSIDNDMSTTDATIGAYSALDRICKAIDYVEATANSHSRAFVVEVMGRNCGWLALLAGIATSADYIFIPEKPATSSEWQDQMCDIVSKHRSRGKRTTIVVVAEGAISADLTPISPSDVHKVLVDRLGLDTRITTLGHVQRGGTAVAYDRILATLQGLEAVNAVLESSPDTPSPLIAVNENKIVRKPLMESVKLTKAVAEAIQAKDFKRAMSLRDTEFIEHLNNFMAINSADHNEPKLPKDKRLKIAIVNVGAPAGGINSAVYSMATYCMSQGHRPYAIYNGWSGLARHESVRSLNWKDMLGWQSRGGSEIGTNRVTPEEADLGMIAYYFQKYQFDGLIIVGGFEAFESLHQLERARESYPAFRIPMVLIPATLSNNVPGTEYSLGSDTALNALMEYCDVVKQSASSTRGRAFVVDCQGGNSGYLATYASLAVGAQVSYVPEEGISLEQLSEDIEYLAKSFEKAEGRGRFGKLILKSTNASKALSATKLADVITAEADGRFDAKPAYPGHVQQGGLPSPIDRTRATRMAIKAVGFIEDNQAVIAQARAAEENFNADDKVISDTAAVVCVKGSHVVYNSVRQLYDYETELSMRMPKVIHWQATRLIADHLVGRKRVD; encoded by the coding sequence ATGACTGTTACTGCTCCTTTTGTGAATGGTACTTCTTATTGTACCGTCACTGCTTATTCCGTTCAATCTTATAAAGCTGCCATAGATTTTTACGCCAAGTTTTTGTCATTGGAAAACCGTGCTTCTCCTGATGAAAGCTCCACTTTGTTGTCTAATGAttctatttctttgaagattttgcTTCGCCCTGATgaaaaaacgaagaaaaacgTCGATGCTCACCTAAAGGAATTGAGTAGTATCACTAAGACTCAAGACTGGAGATCTCATGCCACTCAATCCTTGGTGTTCAACACCTCCAACATCTTGGCGGTCAAGGACTCTCTAAACGCCATGAACGCTCCTCTTCAAGGCTACCCAACAGAACTTTTCCCAATGCAATTATACACTCTCGACCCATTGGGAAACGTTGTTGGTGTCACATCCACCAAGAACGCCGTCTCCACCAAGCCAACCCCACCACCTGCCCCAGAGTCCTCTGCTAGATCTGGCCTCTCATCCAAGGCTCATTCTTACACTGATTTGGCTTACCGCATGAAAACTACCGACACTTACCCATCTTTGCCAAAGGCCTCGAACAAACCTCAAAAGGCCATTGCTGTCATGACTTCCGGTGGTGATGCCCCAGGTATGAACTCTAACGTCAGAGCCATTGTGCGTTCCGCTATCTTCAAGGGCTGTCGTGCCTTTGTCGTCATGGAAGGTTACGAAGGTTTGGTCCGTGGTGGTCCAGAATACATCAAGGAATTCCACTGGGAAGACGTCCGTGGTTGGTCCGCCGAAGGTGGTACCAACATTGGTACTGCCCGTTGTATGGAATTCAAGAAGCGTGAAGGTAGACTATTGGGTGCCCAACATTTGATTGAAGCCGGTGTCGATGCTTTGATCGTTTGTGGTGGTGACGGTTCTTTAACCGGTGCCGATCTATTCAGATCCGAATGGCCTTCGTTGATCGATGaactattgaaaacaaatagaATCTCCAACGAACAATACGAAAGAATGAAGCACTTGAATATTTGTGGTACTGTCGGTTCTATCGATAACGATATGTCCACTACCGATGCTACCATTGGTGCTTATTCCGCCTTGGACAGAATCTGTAAGGCCATCGATTACGTTGAAGCCACTGCTAACTCTCACTCGAGAGCTTTCGTTGTCGAAGTCATGGGTAGAAACTGTGGTTGGTTGGCCCTATTGGCTGGTATCGCCACATCTGCTGACTACATCTTTATTCCAGAAAAGCCTGCCACTTCCAGTGAATGGCAAGACCAAATGTGTGACATCGTCTCCAAGCATAGATCGAGAGGTAAGAGAACTACcatcgttgttgttgctgaaGGTGCCATTTCTGCTGATTTGACTCCTATTTCTCCAAGTGACGTTCATAAAGTTCTTGTTGACAGATTAGGTTTAGACACAAGAATCACCACTTTAGGTCATGTTCAAAGAGGTGGTACCGCTGTTGCTTACGACCGTATCTTGGCTACTTTACAAGGTCTTGAAGCCGTCAACGCCGTCTTGGAATCTAGTCCAGACACTCCATCACCTTTGATCGCCGTTAACGAAAATAAGATTGTTCGTAAACCATTGATGGAATCTGTCAAATTGACAAAAGCAGTTGCTGAAGCCATCCAAGCCAAGGATTTCAAGAGAGCTATGTCTTTAAGAGACACTGAGTTCATTGAACATTTGAACAATTTCATGGCTATTAACTCTGCTGACCACAACGAACCAAAGTTACCAAAGGACAAGAGATTGAAAATTGCCATTGTTAACGTCGGTGCCCCAGCCGGTGGTATCAACTCCGCCGTTTACTCCATGGCAACCTACTGTATGTCTCAAGGTCACAGACCATATGCCATTTACAATGGTTGGTCCGGTTTGGCAAGACATGAAAGTGTCCGTTCTTTGAACTGGAAAGACATGCTAGGATGGCAATCCCGTGGTGGTTCTGAAATTGGTACCAACAGAGTCACCCCAGAGGAAGCCGATCTAGGTATGATTGCTTACTACTTCCAAAAATACCAATTTGACGGTTTGATCATTGTCGGTGGTTTCGAGGCTTTTGAATCCTTACATCAATTAGAAAGAGCAAGAGAAAGTTATCCAGCCTTTAGAATCCCAATGGTCTTGATACCCGCTACTTTGTCCAACAATGTTCCAGGTACCGAATACTCTTTGGGTTCCGATACCGCTTTGAATGCCTTGATGGAATACTGTGATGTCGTTAAACAATCCGCTTCTTCCACTAGAGGCAGAGCTTTTGTCGTCGACTGTCAAGGTGGTAACTCTGGTTACTTGGCAACTTACGCTTCTTTGGCTGTGGGTGCTCAAGTCTCCTATGTTCCAGAAGAAGGTATCTCATTAGAACAATTATCCGAAGATATTGAATACTTGGCCAAATCTTTCGAAAAGGCTGAAGGTAGAGGTAGATTTGGTAAATTGATCTTGAAGAGTACAAACGCTTCCAAGGCTTTATCTGCCACCAAATTGGCTGACGTTATCACTGCTGAAGCCGATGGTAGATTCGACGCTAAACCAGCTTACCCAGGTCATGTCCAACAAGGTGGTTTACCATCCCCAATTGATAGAACAAGAGCCACTAGAATGGCCATTAAGGCTGTTGGCTTCATCGAAGACAACCAAGCTGTTATTGCTCAAGCTCGTGCTgctgaagaaaatttcaacGCTGATGACAAGGTCATTTCCGACACTGCTGCTGTTGTCTGTGTTAAGGGTTCTCACGTCGTTTACAATTCCGTTAGACAATTATACGACTATGAGACTGAACTTTCTATGAGAATGCCAAAGGTCATCCACTGGCAAGCTACCAGACTCATCGCTGACCATTTGGTTGGTAGAAAGAGAGTTGATTAA